The following are encoded together in the Brassica napus cultivar Da-Ae chromosome A9, Da-Ae, whole genome shotgun sequence genome:
- the LOC111200969 gene encoding seipin-2-like → MTRRFPLRKPSALGLRRRRSAPRRKFICSDVETDSSSSSSSSSSSSSNGLAKPTYEELASEIDSEAIDSTEKETDLVVIMDMNGVVTDSGRVDPVQESGESTVSDAVSPPPPPPKKKLSTDGSLLGLVFKAIGFQFKLMSSLVKSSPFLLNCCFLFPFDPFTTFKLVRRFLLTQVSVFSEILFRTLKLSGFKDTKRAVNVACKFGWGLFRAAYVGVLLFGLLVLAFVLGGFAITRVADRPFVIKEVLNFDYTKSSPEAFVPITSCAGVACDGSCKESNEMMKIRGLRAIPRGHKLEITLSLTLPESYYNKNLGMFQVRVDLLSADGQMLDTIRRPCMLRFRSEPIRLVQTFFKVVPLVTGYVSEIQTLTLKLKGFAEKDTPTACLKVMIEQRAEFRPGAGIPELYDASLSLESDLPFFKRVVWKWRRTLFVWISMSLFFTELLFALVFCRSLIIPRTRLRDIPASNRTGSR, encoded by the exons ATGACCCGTCGCTTCCCCCTCCGTAAACCCTCCGCCTTGGGTCTCCGTCGACGAAGGTCGGCACCCCGCCGCAAGTTCATTTGCTCCGATGTAGAAACGGActcgtcttcttcctcctcctcctcctcctcctcctcttccaatGGGTTAGCGAAACCCACCTACGAAGAGCTCGCAAGCGAGATAGACAGCGAGGCGATTGATTCAACAGAGAAAGAGACCGACTTGGTTGTGATTATGGATATGAATGGAGTTGTAACCGATTCGGGTCGGGTTGACCCGGTTCAGGAAAGTGGAGAATCCACCGTGAGCGATGCAgtatctccaccaccaccaccaccgaagAAGAAGCTCTCAACAGATGGGTCTCTCCTCGGGCTAGTGTTCAAAGCAATCGGGTTTCAATTCAAACTGATGAGCAGCCTCGTAAAGTCTTCTCCTTTCTTGCTCAACTGCTGCTTCCTCTTCCCTTTCGACCCCTTCACCACTTTCAAGCTCGTCAGACGATTCTTGCTCACGCAAGTTTCCGTCTTTAGTGAAATTTTATTTCGAACCCTTAAGCTGAGTGGGTTCAAAGATACCAAACGTGCGGTGAACGTTGCTTGCAAGTTCGGATGGGGTTTGTTTAGAGCTGCTTATGTAGGCGTTTTGTTGTTTGGACTCTTGGTTTTGGCTTTTGTGCTTGGTGGGTTTGCGATAACCCGTGTAGCCGATAGACCGTTTGTGATCAAGGAGGTTTTGAATTTCGATTACACCAAGAGTAGTCCTGAGGCGTTTGTGCCTATTACGTCATGTGCTGGTGTTGCGTGCGATGGAAGCTGTAAGGAGAGTAATGAGATGATGAAGATCAGGGGATTGCGAGCTATCCCTCGTGGCCACAAGCTAGAGATCACTCTTTCCTTGACGTTGCCTGAGTCCTATTACAATAAAAACCTCGGCATGTTTCAG GTTCGGGTGGATTTGTTATCTGCGGATGGTCAAATGCTTGATACTATAAGGCGTCCGTGCATGTTAAGATTCAGAAGCGAGCCTATCCGTCTCGTCCAGACATTTTTCAAAGTGGTTCCGTTGGTCACAGGATACGTCTCTGAGATCCAAACCTTGACCTTGAAGTTGAAAGGCTTTGCGGAAAAGGATACTCCCACCGCTTGCTTAAAGGTGATGATCGAACAACGTGCAGAGTTTCGACCAGGGGCAGGTATTCCAGAGCTGTACGACGCGTCCCTCTCGCTTGAATCAGATCTTCCTTTCTTCAAAAGAGTTGTTTGGAAATGGCGGAGAACTTTGTTCGTCTGGATCAGCATGAGCTTGTTCTTTACGGAACTGCTTTTCGCGTTGGTTTTTTGCAGATCTCTCATCATCCCAAGAACACGACTTAGAGACATACCGGCTTCAAATCGGACCGGaagtagatga
- the LOC106367380 gene encoding pterin-4-alpha-carbinolamine dehydratase 2, mitochondrial isoform X1 — MSRLLLPRLFSISRKQVLAASSFRNQYDGRHRSFVHWTSAAMSRATGGSSASVATPFCSLQDLSAKKCVPCNAKDLRAMTEQSAQELLQKVPGWDMANDNGTLKLHRSWVVKSFTKGLDFFKRVADIAESEGHHPDLHLVGWNNVKIDIWTHAIGGLTENDFILAAKINELQVEDLLRKKKVAK, encoded by the exons ATGAGTCGGCTCTTGCTGCCTAGGCTTTTCTCGATCTCTAGAAAACAG GTTCTAGCTGCGTCATCGTTCCGCAATCAGTACGACGGACGTCACAGGAG CTTTGTTCATTGGACGAGTGCTGCTATGTCGCGTGCAACTGGTGGCTCCTCTGCTTCTGTAGCTACACCATTTTGCTCCTTACAAG ATTTATCAGCCAAAAAGTGTGTCCCATGCAACGCTAAGGATCTGCGCGCCATGACTGAACAAAGTGCTCAAGAACTACTTCAAAAg GTTCCTGGATGGGATATGGCTAATGACAATGGTACATTAAAGCTGCATCGGTCGTGGGTGGTGAAAAGTTTTACAAAAGGACTAGACTTCTTCAAACGTGTAGCTGATATCGCTGAATCAGAAG GTCATCACCCAGATTTGCATCTGGTAGGCTGGAATAATGTGAAGATCGATATATGGACACATGCCATAG GTGGTCTGACCGAGAATGACTTCATTCTTGCTGCTAAGATCAACGAGCTCCAAGTGGAAGATCttttgaggaagaagaaagttGCCAAATGA
- the LOC106367386 gene encoding uncharacterized protein LOC106367386 — translation MTSSRGNNASRLRDDGLEADGESDREGSYIWKDENCQILLELIIGELKANDYSSRMPNVAGRKRVENKLLELTGDKNVFWDPEIKSKIAYLRKLWQTNNQLMNRTGVAVDPSSGQIVMPSSWWTDLIAEYGKSGKFFSVLPFKDLLDKIYDEHDVEQD, via the exons ATGACAAGTTCTCGAGGAAATAATGCATCACGCTTAAGAGACGATGGTCTCGAAGCTGATGGTGAAAGCGATCGCGAAGGATcg tatatttggAAGGATGAGAATTGTCAAATTCTGCTTGAACTCATTATTGGGGAGTTAAAAGCAAATGATTACTCTAGTAGAATGCCTAATGTTGCTGGTAGAAAAAGAGTTGAAAACAAATTGCTTGAGTTGACTGGAGACAAGAACGTCTTTTGGGATCCTGAGATAAAGAGCAAGATCGCTTACTTGCGTAAACTTTGGCAAACAAATAATCAGTTGATGAACCGTACTGGTGTTGCGGTTGATCCGTCTAGTGGACAGATAGTGATGCCTTCATCTTGGTGGACAGATCTGATTGCG GAGTATGGAAAATCTGGAAAGTTCTTTAGTGTTTTGCCATTCAAAGATTTATTGGATAAAATATATGATGAACATGATGTTGAGCAAGATTAA
- the LOC106363245 gene encoding probable LRR receptor-like serine/threonine-protein kinase RFK1 has translation MFADKKNKKGVNIFAFSVFAIFCFKFYSVNAVKLPKSEVDALQQIAKTLGSKFWKFDAENCKVETVGLTETPPPTAKQEIECECSPTNETDCHIIKVAFKDHNLPGTLPPEIQKLPYLQEIDFAYNYLNGTIPLEWTMTNLTTISLLVNRLSGPIPKEVGDMTSLTSLDLESNAFTGTIPEELGNLANLEKLLLSSNKLTGGLPDSLAKLEKLEDFRINDLQLTGRIPSYIQNWKGLKRLEMIASGLTGPIPSVISTFDKMKNLRITDIGGPVQPFPSLKNSTEFSKLILKNCNIAGQIPTYLSSLKNLETLDLSFNKLAGTIPAFAQAEDLRFIMLTGNKLEGEAPDGLLRDGITVDLSYNNLKWQSPESSSCRPHMNLNLNLFQSTSTKKSSKFLPCIKDFVCPKYYSCLNINCGGNDVTVEANNSKIIYEGDGEVEGGAAKYYLNPESYWGFSSTGDYMDDNNFQNTRFTMFVPTSNLSERYKTARIAPTSLTYFHACLENGKYTVNLDFAEMRFTNDDTYSHLGRRIFDIYIQEKLVLKDFNIMAEAKEAQKPITKSFTVDVTNHFLAIRLGWAGKGTTRIPERGVYGPIISAISILSDSKPCALAGSGMSTGASVGLGIGVACLIIFLLGLLWFCGCLPCFGRRKDPNEEELPSGTFTLRQIKAATNDFSPANKIGEGGFGPVFKGVLSDGRVVAVKQLSSKSRQGNREFLNEIGAISCLQHPNLVKLHGFCVERAQMLLVYECMENNSLAQALFSPKDKQIPMDWTTRFNICCGVAKGLAFLHEESPLKFVHRDIKATNILLDKDLTPKISDFGLARLDEEENTHVSTKVAGTIGYMAPEYALWGYLSFKADVYSYGVLVLEIVAGINNSSFMAAGDEVCLLEWATQCEESGHLMQVVDERLRPEVNKKEAEAVIKVALVCTNASPTDRPIMSEVVAMLEGFYPVPDSTPGTSKKSGDIRFKAFKDVRKGMDNDSKTQCSVNSYPSSSFSSTNNVDTNVAGQETKQEEPRS, from the exons ATGTTTGCCGATAAGAAAAACAAGAAGGGTGTTAATATCTTTGCATTTTCTGTTTTTGCCATCTTTTGCTTCAAGTTTTACAGTGTAAATGCTGTCAAGTTACCAAAGAGTGAAG TGGATGCTCTGCAGCAAATCGCCAAAACGCTGGGCTCTAAGTTCTGGAAATTTGATGCTGAAAATTGTAAAGTCGAAACAGTGGGGCTAACAGAGACTCCTCCTCCGACAGCTAAGCAAGAAATAGAATGCGAATGTAGTCCTACTAACGAAACTGATTGTCATATTATCAAAGT TGCATTCAAGGATCATAATCTTCCAGGAACTCTTCCACCTGAAATACAAAAACTTCCCTACCTCCAGGAGAT AGACTTCGCCTACAACTACCTCAATGGGACAATACCACTGGAATGGACTATGACAAATTTAACAACTAT CTCTCTTCTTGTAAATCGGTTGTCAGGGCCAATTCCAAAGGAGGTCGGAGACATGACTTCACTAACTTCCTT AGATCTAGAGTCAAATGCGTTTACTGGAACCATTCCTGAGGAGCTAGGCAACTTAGCCAACTTGGAAAAACT GTTACTTTCCTCCAACAAATTGACGGGTGGTTTGCCAGATTCATTAGCTAAACTAGAGAAGTTGGAAGATTT CAGGATTAATGATCTCCAACTCACTGGAAGGATACCTAGTTACATACAAAATTGGAAGGGACTCAAGAGACT tgaaatgattgcATCTGGTCTTACCGGTCCAATCCCATCGGTCATCTCAACTTTCGACAAAATGAAAAATCT GAGGATCACTGATATAGGTGGACCAGTCCAACCATTCCCTTCCTTAAAGAACTCAACAGAGTTCTCTAAGCT GATACTGAAGAACTGTAACATTGCTGGACAAATACCTACCTATCTTTCATCATTGAAAAATCTGGAGACATT GGACTTGAGTTTTAACAAGTTGGCTGGGACAATTCCCGCGTTTGCGCAGGCAGAAGATCTACGGTTTAT AATGTTGACTGGAAACAAGCTCGAGGGAGAGGCTCCAGATGGATTACTAAGAGATGGAATCACTGT AGATCTTTCTTATAATAACCTCAAGTGGCAAAGTCCTGAAAGTAGTTCTTGTCGACCACACAT GAATCTGAATCTAAACTTGTTTCAGAGTACTTCCACAAAAAAATC GAGCAAGTTTCTGCCATGCATCAAAGATTTTGTATGTCCTAAAT ATTATAGCTGCCTCAATATAAACTGTGGTGGAAACGATGTAACAGTAGAAGCAAACAatagcaaaataatatatgaaggAGATGGAGAAGTTGAAGGCGGTGCTGCTAAGTACTATCTGAATCCTGAGTCTTACTGGGGATTCAGCAGCACAGGGGACTACATGGACGACAACAATTTCCAAAACACAAGATTCACCATGTTTGTCCCCACATCTAACCTGTCTGAACGGTACAAAACCGCACGAATAGCTCCAACATCTCTCACTTACTTCCATGCCTGCTTGGAAAATGGAAAATACACTGTGAACCTAGACTTCGCTGAGATGAGATTCACCAATGATGATACTTATAGCCATCTTGGAAGGCGTATTTTCGACATCTATATTCAG GAGAAACTTGTTTTAAAAGACTTTAACATCATGGCTGAAGCAAAGGAAGCTCAAAAACCTATAACCAAATCATTTACTGTTGATGTGACTAACCATTTTTTAGCTATCCGGTTGGGTTGGGCCGGTAAAGGAACCACCAGGATTCCAGAAAGAGGAGTTTATGGTCCTATCATATCGGCTATTTCCATACTTTCAG ATTCTAAGCCGTGCGCACTCGCTGGAAGTGGAATGAGCACTGGAGCATCTGTTGGACTTGGAATTGGAGTCGCATGTCTTATTATCTTTCTACTAGGACTTCTTTGGTTTTGTGGCTGCCTTCCATGTTTCGGGCGACGAAAAG ATCCTAATGAAGAAGAGTTGCCATCTGGAACTTTTACGTTACGGCAAATCAAAGCCGCTACTAATGACTTCAGTCCAGCTAACAAGATTGGAGAAGGTGGTTTTGGTCCTGTCTTTAAG GGTGTGTTATCAGATGGAAGAGTTGTAGCAGTTAAGCAGCTCTCATCTAAATCAAGACAAGGGAACAGAGAGTTTCTAAACGAGATAGGTGCAATATCTTGTCTTCAACATCCAAATCTTGTCAAACTTCATGGCTTCTGCGTCGAGCGGGCTCAGATGTTGCTTGTGTATGAATGCATGGAGAACAACAGTTTAGCTCAAGCGTTATTCa GTCCAAAAGATAAACAGATTCCAATGGACTGGACTACGAGGTTTAACATTTGCTGTGGGGTTGCAAAAGGTCTCGCGTTTCTCCATGAGGAATCACCGTTGAAGTTTGTGCACAGAGACATCAAGGCCACTAATATATTACTGGACAAGGACTTAACTCCCAAGATATCTGACTTTGGATTGGCTAGGCTAGATGAGGAGGAGAATACACACGTTAGCACCAAAGTCGCTGGGACTAT AGGATACATGGCACCAGAATACGCACTTTGGGGTTACTTATCTTTCAAAGCAGATGTCTACAGCTACGGTGTTTTGGTTCTAGAGATCGTCGCTGGCATTAACAACAGTAGTTTTATGGCGGCAGGAGATGAAGTCTGCCTCTTAGAATGG GCTACTCAGTGTGAAGAGTCAGGACACTTGATGCAAGTTGTGGATGAGAGACTGAGACCTGAAGTCAACAAAAAGGAAGCAGAGGCTGTAATAAAAGTGGCTCTCGTGTGCACGAACGCTTCTCCGACAGATCGTCCTATAATGTCAGAGGTCGTTGCAATGCTCGAAGGTTTCTATCCAGTGCCTGATTCAACCCCTGGAACAAGCAAGAAATCAGGGGATATAAGGTTTAAGGCGTTCAAAGATGTAAGGAAAGGCATGGATAACGACAGTAAGACGCAGTGTTCTGTTAACAgttatccttcttcttctttttcttccacTAATAATGTGGATACTAATGTGGCTGgacaagaaacaaagcaagaAGAGCCAAGGAGCTGA
- the LOC106367379 gene encoding uncharacterized protein LOC106367379: MDKGVHGDADAGNVVRQRIRETKEEEDSTLDEGFVDESKRLEPDHQNMKLQMDDSVRDHHGDSDAGNVVSQSIRETIQEHYTLREDDSKRLESDYQNLKLGMDVNLGDSNAGNVASQTIREARQEDSTLRKDESNKLEPDQQKRGKYFFYDTPLSEETGVWIPVSVPPMLEPDHEEWSRGLSFNGGYFPEGEMGWNQILDEDKELTMWDVIVDMLLAARGKATALTSGNLESGISFFAGQHLLEQAWQEMAHTLTEANFGNAREILETEPPKWLPDSAASACMLCSVRFHPIMCSRHHCRYCGGLFCRDCSRGRSLLPVKFRVSDPQRVCDVCFVRLETVQPYLMDQVSPAAQLPTHDLTDLSTLRSWVNFPWGQSMEYEIYKATNTIRGYISKVGSSRTERSIPDAILRQAKGLAVITVARVGVMVTYRIGTGLVVARRDDGSWSPPSAISSFGLGWGAQAGGEFIDFIIVLRTREAIRTFGSNTHFVVGAGLSAAVGVTGRAVEADIRAGSGGYAACYTYSCSKGAFVGCSLEGSIFTTRTSENSRFYGSQSLAASDILLGSLPKPPAAAPLYRALGDLFQKMGSETTRSSTTSSFSED; the protein is encoded by the exons ATG GATAAAGGAGTTCATGGTGATGCTGATGCTGGTAACGTCGTAAGGCAACGCATCAGGgagactaaagaagaagaagattctaCCTTGGATGAAGGCTTTGTAGACGAGAGCAAAAGACTTGAACCAGATCATCAGAATATGAAGCTCCAAATG GATGACAGTGTTCGAGATCATCATGGTGATTCTGATGCTGGTAATGTCGTAAGTCAAAGCATCAGGGAGACTATACAAGAACATTATACCTTACGTGAAGACGATAGCAAAAGACTTGAATCAGATTATCAAAATTTGAAGCTCGGAATG GATGTCAATCTTGGTGATTCTAATGCTGGTAATGTTGCAAGTCAAACCATCAGGGAGGCTAGACAAGAAGATTCTACCTTACGTAAAGACGAGAGCAACAAACTTGAACCAGATCAGCAGAAGCGTGGTAAATACTTTTTCTATGACACACCACTTTCTGAAGAAACCGGTGTTTGGATACCAGTTTCAGTCCCACCAATGCTGGAGCCTGATCATGAGGAATGGTCAAGAGGGCTTAGCTTCAACGGTGGTTACTTCCCCGAGGGAGAGATGGGATGGAACCAGATCCTTGATGAAGACAAGGAGCTAACAATGTGGGATGTGATAGTCGATATGTTACTCGCAGCACGTGGTAAAGCAACCGCTCTTACTTCAGGCAACCTCGAGAGCGGCATTTCATTTTTCGCGGGACAACATCTTCTCGAACAAGCTTGGCAAGAGATGGCTCACACTCTCACCGAAGCCAACTTTGGCAACGCGAGAGAGATTCTCGAAACAGAACCACCAAAGTGGCTGCCAGATAGCGCTGCTTCCGCTTGTATGCTTTGTAGCGTGAGGTTTCACCCGATCATGTGTTCGCGTCATCACTGTCGGTACTGCGGAGGATTGTTCTGTAGAGACTGTTCTAGAGGAAGAAGCTTGCTTCCTGTGAAGTTCCGCGTTTCGGATCCCCAAAGAGTTTGTGATGTGTGTTTTGTGAGGTTGGAGACTGTGCAGCCTTATCTGATGGACCAAGTGAGTCCTGCTGCTCAGTTGCCGACTCATGACTTGACGGATCTTAGTACGTTGAGGTCTTGGGTGAATTTTCCGTGGGGACAGTCAATGGAGTATGAGATTTATAAAGCAACAAACACTATCCGGGGTTATATATCCAAG GTTGGTTCTTCGAGGACCGAGAGGTCCATTCCAGATGCCATTCTAAGACAAGCAAAAGGTCTTGCAGTAATCACTGTTGCCAGAGTGGGAGTGATGGTTACATATAGAATCGGGACTGGACTTGTGGTTGCTCGTAGAGATGATGGCTCCTGGTCTCCACCTTCTGCTATCTCTTCCTTTGGTTTGGGATGGGGTGCTCAG GCAGGAGGAGAGTTCATAGACTTTATTATTGTCTTAAGAACTCGCGAGGCCATCCGAACGTTTGGGAGTAACACCCATTTTGTTGTTGGAGCTGGTTTAAGTGCTGCGGTTGGTGTGACTGGACGAGCTGTTGAAGCAGATATCCGAGCAGGTAGTGGTGGTTATGCCGCTTGCTATACCTATAGCTGCAGCAAAG GTGCATTTGTTGGATGCTCGCTTGAAGGAAGCATCTTCACAACACGTACAAGTGAGAATTCACGGTTCTATGGGAGCCAGTCGCTAGCTGCGTCAGACATCCTCCTTGGCTCTTTGCCAAAGCCACCCGCTGCTGCTCCGCTCTACCGTGCGCTTGGTGATCTCTTTCAGAAGATGGGGAG TGAAACTACTCGGTCATCAACAACTTCATCGTTTTCTGAAGACTGA
- the BNAA09G26650D gene encoding probable methyltransferase At1g29790 — protein sequence MAGFTMSLNLLLLVAMVATNILSLYHLSSTTSFFESTLKSSPSSVPTVPDHLLRQLHTIRSAINHLTTHHQPDKSTSTSSTISSSAPPKDLLLYSKLSPIASACHNYPDLLHEYMNYTPFFTCPSDTDLAEKLILRGCHPLPRRRCFSRTPRNPTDSKPESNVIWSYYSCKTFDCLTTKFPGLGFDLSLHKSKSQFSSYKSELDLPISQLLQIAKTANSVLRLGIDVGGGTGSFAAAMKARNVTVLTTTMNFNAPYSEAVALRGLVPLHVPLQQRLPVFDGVVDLVRCGRAVNRWIPVTVMEFFLFDLDRVLRGGGYLWLDRFFSKKVDLENVYAPMIGKLGYKKVKWAVANKVDSKHGEVFLTALLQKPVAR from the coding sequence ATGGCGGGATTCACAATGAGCTTGAATCTGCTTCTACTAGTAGCTATGGTAGCTACCaacatcctctctctctaccaTCTCTCCTCCACCACCAGCTTCTTCGAATCCACCCTCAAATCCTCACCGTCCTCTGTCCCCACTGTCCCCGACCACCTCCTCCGTCAGCTCCACACTATCCGCTCCGCCATCAACCACCTCACAACCCACCACCAGCCGGACAAATCTACTTCAACTTCATCAACCATTTCCTCCTCCGCGCCGCCGAAAGATCTCCTCCTCTACTCTAAGCTCTCTCCCATAGCTTCCGCCTGCCACAACTACCCCGACCTCCTCCACGAGTACATGAACTACACTCCTTTCTTTACTTGCCCTTCCGACACCGATCTCGCCGAGAAACTCATCCTCCGCGGCTGCCACCCGCTCCCTCGCCGTCGCTGCTTCTCCCGTACGCCGCGAAACCCGACCGATTCCAAACCGGAGTCGAACGTTATCTGGTCTTACTACTCGTGCAAGACTTTCGATTGCTTGACGACGAAGTTCCCCGGTCTAGGTTTCGATCTCTCCCTCCACAAATCCAAATCTCAATTCTCTTCTTACAAGTCCGAGCTCGATCTCCCCATCTCTCAGCTCCTCCAGATCGCCAAAACCGCCAACTCCGTCCTCCGGCTCGGGATCGACGTCGGCGGTGGGACCGGATCTTTCGCCGCGGCGATGAAGGCTCGCAATGTAACCGTCCTGACCACGACGATGAACTTCAACGCGCCGTATAGCGAGGCGGTGGCGTTGAGAGGGCTCGTGCCGCTCCACGTGCCTCTCCAGCAGAGGCTTCCGGTGTTTGACGGTGTGGTGGATTTGGTTAGGTGTGGACGGGCGGTGAACCGGTGGATTCCGGTTACGGTTATGGAGTTTTTCTTGTTTGATTTGGACCGGGTTCTTCGAGGTGGTGGTTATCTATGGTTGGACCGGTTTTTTAGCAAAAAGGTTGATCTTGAGAATGTGTATGCGCCGATGATCGGGAAGTTGGGTTATAAGAAGGTGAAGTGGGCGGTGGCGAACAAAGTTGATTCGAAACATGGTGAAGTTTTCTTGACAGCTCTGCTTCAAAAACCTGTTGCAAGATAA
- the LOC106367380 gene encoding pterin-4-alpha-carbinolamine dehydratase 2, mitochondrial isoform X2 has translation MSRLLLPRLFSISRKQVLAASSFRNQYDGRHRSFVHWTSAAMSRATGGSSASVATPFCSLQDLSAKKCVPCNAKDLRAMTEQSAQELLQKVPGWDMANDNGTLKLHRSWVVKSFTKGLDFFKRVADIAESEGHHPDLHLVGWNNVKIDIWTHAIVSSDV, from the exons ATGAGTCGGCTCTTGCTGCCTAGGCTTTTCTCGATCTCTAGAAAACAG GTTCTAGCTGCGTCATCGTTCCGCAATCAGTACGACGGACGTCACAGGAG CTTTGTTCATTGGACGAGTGCTGCTATGTCGCGTGCAACTGGTGGCTCCTCTGCTTCTGTAGCTACACCATTTTGCTCCTTACAAG ATTTATCAGCCAAAAAGTGTGTCCCATGCAACGCTAAGGATCTGCGCGCCATGACTGAACAAAGTGCTCAAGAACTACTTCAAAAg GTTCCTGGATGGGATATGGCTAATGACAATGGTACATTAAAGCTGCATCGGTCGTGGGTGGTGAAAAGTTTTACAAAAGGACTAGACTTCTTCAAACGTGTAGCTGATATCGCTGAATCAGAAG GTCATCACCCAGATTTGCATCTGGTAGGCTGGAATAATGTGAAGATCGATATATGGACACATGCCATAG TGTCAAGTGATGTCTGA
- the LOC125577925 gene encoding probable C-terminal domain small phosphatase: protein MVCHGIIEKPNQRPHGCHKHGRRNLHQRQQSRCSAIAVAAALNMSIFTFHNRLLRCVSRLFRLSTKGSATPSRRATMKHGYKKIKKHEHHHQHLLRKRHDKKRTIFLDLDETLVHSSMEPPLRVNVDFMLRIKIEGVVTPMYVVKRPGVTEFLDRIGKNYRVAVFTAGLPEYASQVLDKLDKNRVISQRLYRDSCTEVNGRYAKDLSLVARRDLGSVLLVDDNPFSYSLQPDNGVHIKPFVDDMEDQELMKLADFFDGCYQYEDLRDAASELLYKYNKMI, encoded by the coding sequence ATGGTGTGCCATGGAATTATAGAGAAACCAAACCAGAGACCACATGGATGTCATAAACATGGAAGGAGGAACCTGCATCAACGTCAACAATCCAGATGTTCGGCTATTGCTGTTGCAGCAGCCCTCAACATGTCAATCTTCACATTCCACAACCGCCTCTTGCGTTGCGTCTCCAGGCTTTTCCGTCTATCCACCAAAGGTAGCGCAACTCCTAGCCGCCGAGCCACCATGAAACATGGCTACAAAAAGATCAAGAAACACGAGCATCATCATCAGCACCTTCTGAGAAAACGCCATGACAAGAAGAGGACCATCTTTCTTGATCTCGATGAAACATTGGTGCACTCGTCCATGGAACCACCTCTCCGGGTTAATGTCGACTTCATGTTGAGGATAAAGATCGAAGGAGTTGTCACACCGATGTATGTGGTGAAACGACCAGGAGTTACCGAGTTTCTTGACAGGATCGGTAAGAATTACCGAGTGGCGGTTTTCACAGCCGGTTTGCCTGAATATGCTTCGCAGGTTTTGGATAAACTTGACAAGAACCGTGTGATCTCGCAGCGGCTGTATAGAGATTCATGCACGGAAGTGAACGGGAGATATGCCAAAGACTTATCGTTGGTGGCGAGGAGAGACCTCGGGAGTGTTTTGCTAGTTGATGATAATCCTTTCTCCTACTCTTTGCAGCCTGATAATGGAGTTCACATTAAGCCGTTTGTGGATGACATGGAAGATCAAGAACTGATGAAGCTTGCTGACTTCTTCGATGGATGTTATCAGTACGAAGATCTAAGGGATGCTGCATCAGAACTTCTATACAAGTACAACAAAATGATTtga
- the LOC106364685 gene encoding DNA-binding protein DDB_G0278111 isoform X1 — translation MADPELEAIRQRRMQELMAQHGTQGKQGSQQNPDQERAQEDAKREADERRQMMLSQILSSQARERIARIALVKPEKARGVEDVILRAAQMGQIVEKVSEERLITLLEQINSQTSKQTKVTIQRRRGVFDD, via the exons ATG GCTGATCCAGAACTAGAAGCTATTAGACAGAGGAGGATGCAAGAGCTGATGGCTCAACATGGCACT CAGGGGAAGCAGGGCAGTCAGCAGAATCCAGATCAAGAGAGAGCACAAGAAGATGCTAAAAG gGAAGCTGATGAACGTAGACAAATGATGCTTAGTCAAATATTGTCTTCCCAAGCCCGTGAGAGAA TTGCACGAATTGCACTGGTGAAACCTGAGAAAGCTAGAGGCGTAGAGGATGTTATTTTGAGGGCTGCTCAAATGGGACAGATTGTTGAgaag GTTTCTGAGGAACGGCTTATAACGCTGCTGGAACAAATAAACAGCCAAACtagcaaacaaacaaaagtcACG ATCCAGAGGCGTCGTGGGGTGTTCGACGATTAG
- the LOC106364685 gene encoding DNA-binding protein DDB_G0278111 isoform X2 — translation MADPELEAIRQRRMQELMAQHGTGKQGSQQNPDQERAQEDAKREADERRQMMLSQILSSQARERIARIALVKPEKARGVEDVILRAAQMGQIVEKVSEERLITLLEQINSQTSKQTKVTIQRRRGVFDD, via the exons ATG GCTGATCCAGAACTAGAAGCTATTAGACAGAGGAGGATGCAAGAGCTGATGGCTCAACATGGCACT GGGAAGCAGGGCAGTCAGCAGAATCCAGATCAAGAGAGAGCACAAGAAGATGCTAAAAG gGAAGCTGATGAACGTAGACAAATGATGCTTAGTCAAATATTGTCTTCCCAAGCCCGTGAGAGAA TTGCACGAATTGCACTGGTGAAACCTGAGAAAGCTAGAGGCGTAGAGGATGTTATTTTGAGGGCTGCTCAAATGGGACAGATTGTTGAgaag GTTTCTGAGGAACGGCTTATAACGCTGCTGGAACAAATAAACAGCCAAACtagcaaacaaacaaaagtcACG ATCCAGAGGCGTCGTGGGGTGTTCGACGATTAG